One stretch of Prunus persica cultivar Lovell chromosome G1, Prunus_persica_NCBIv2, whole genome shotgun sequence DNA includes these proteins:
- the LOC109946514 gene encoding uncharacterized protein LOC109946514 — protein MAKSVTAQKHSTHNPAIDIMAPPPLITAPATAAEHGGTFHQGRLVTTADLGQTIKKNLNHLYNLRKKSDESLRDYIKRFTAEKANIVGCDYQIASSTFKKGLPAKYDLYHELIITPSQTLAEVYAIAERYALWDYDRIAAKKSTKQEDQPTKRAGQKNDGFNNRNKDKHRSYPQDDAMARENYTKFTILIHQILAQVKYKPWVRRPPPLKGDPDKRDTSKYYAFHGTHGHITNNCFAWKTHLEELVREGHWMEFIAKQAIQRIEDRDTAKELPQKVIRINTILADSKESGLTSKEKKRKIKQATVISQISIDLPPAEDDPVIDLQKKDLIDLDMPHNDALVIAQAMIDRIHADEGSAANILQLAVIQQMGLETRINKLARSLTGFNGATMVTVGTIDLDVYSPPVISS, from the exons ATGGCTAAATCTGTGACGGCCCAAAAACACTCCACCCACAATCCAGCGATCGACATAATGGCACCGCCACCTCTCATCACCGCACCGGCTACCGCCGCCGAACATGGTGGAACTTTCCACCAGGGTCGACTCGTTACCACCGCCGACCTAGGGCAG ACAATCAAGAAGAACCTTAACCACCTGTATAACCTGCGTAAGAAGTCCGACGAATCccttcgagattacatcaagagatTCACAGCAGAAAAGGCCAATATTGTAGGATGTGACTACCAAATCGCTTCCTCTACTTTCAAGAAAGGCCTTCCGGCTAAGTATGACTTGTACCATGAGTTGATCATCACTCCCAGCCAGACTCTGGCAGAGGTCTATGCCATCGCGGAACGCTATGCGCTTTGGGATTACGATCGAATTGCCGCAAAGAAGTCTACTAAACAGGAAGATCAGCCGACTAAGCGGGCAGGCCAAAAAAACGACGGATTTAACAACAGGAACAAGGACAAGCATAGGTCGTACCCACAAGATGACGCTATGGCTAGAGAGAACTACACTAAGTTCACCATCCTTATACATCAAATCTTAGCCCAAGTGAAGTACAAACCTTGGGTAAGAAGGCCACCACCCTTGAAAGGAGATCCGGACAAGAGGGATACTAGCAAATACTATGCCTTCCATGGAACACACGGACACATTACTAACAACTGCTTTGCTTGGAAAACGCATCTTGAAGAACTCGTGAGAGAAGGTCACTGGATGGAATTCATTGCGAAGCAGGCCATCCAGCGGATTGAAGATCGTGACACCGCCAAGGAGCTACCCCAGAAGGTCATAAGAattaacacaatcctagccgaCTCCAAGGAGTCTGGGCTGACcagcaaggaaaagaagaggaagatcaaacaggcCACTGTGATCTCCCAAATCTCGATCGACCTGCCACCAGCAGAAGATGATCCTGTCATCGActtgcaaaagaaagatctgatCGACCTTGACATGCCGCATAACGACGCCCTTGTGATCGCTCAGGCCATGATTGACCGAATTCACGCAGACGAGGGCAGCGCAGCCAATATCTTGCAACTGGCGGTCATCCAACAGATGGGCTTGGAGACAAGGATCAACAAATTAGCCAGATCGCTGACCGGCTTTAATGGTGCAACAATGGTTACCGTGGGCACAATAGACCTCGATGTCTACTCCCCACCTGTAATCAGCTCGTAA